One segment of Pleomorphomonas sp. PLEO DNA contains the following:
- a CDS encoding arabinose ABC transporter substrate-binding protein, with protein MLRILKSFAAVGIAVGALTAAAHAADVKIGFVVKQPEEPWFQDEWKFADIAAKEKGFTLVKIGAEDGEKVQSAIDNLGAQGAQGFIICTPDVKLGPGIVAKAEANGLKLMTVDDRLVNADGTPIESVPHMGISALKIGEAVGTSIADEIKKRGWDLASVGAIRVSYDQLPTAVDRVQGAISSLKAAGFPEANIFDAPQAKTDTEAALNAATVVLNKHADVKHWVAFGLNDEAVLGAVRASETVGITPDNFIGVGIGGADSAINEFKKPAATGFFGTVIISPKRHGYETALNMYDWVANGKQPPALTLTSGELALRDTYVEVRKSLGIE; from the coding sequence ATGCTTCGCATTCTGAAGAGCTTCGCTGCCGTCGGCATCGCCGTCGGTGCGCTGACGGCGGCGGCCCACGCGGCCGACGTCAAGATCGGCTTCGTGGTCAAGCAGCCGGAGGAACCCTGGTTCCAGGACGAGTGGAAGTTCGCCGACATCGCCGCCAAGGAAAAAGGCTTCACGCTGGTGAAGATCGGCGCCGAGGATGGCGAGAAGGTTCAGTCGGCCATCGACAATCTCGGTGCCCAGGGCGCGCAGGGCTTCATCATCTGTACGCCGGACGTCAAACTCGGACCTGGCATCGTCGCCAAGGCGGAAGCCAACGGCCTCAAACTGATGACCGTCGACGATCGCCTCGTCAATGCAGACGGAACGCCGATCGAAAGTGTGCCGCACATGGGCATCTCGGCGCTGAAGATCGGCGAGGCCGTGGGCACATCCATAGCTGACGAGATCAAGAAGCGCGGCTGGGACTTGGCGAGCGTTGGTGCCATCCGGGTCTCCTATGACCAGCTGCCCACCGCCGTCGACCGCGTCCAGGGTGCCATTTCCTCGTTGAAGGCCGCCGGCTTCCCCGAAGCCAATATCTTCGACGCGCCGCAGGCCAAGACCGATACCGAGGCTGCGCTCAACGCCGCCACCGTGGTGCTCAACAAGCATGCGGACGTGAAGCACTGGGTGGCCTTTGGCCTCAATGACGAGGCGGTGCTCGGTGCGGTTCGCGCTTCCGAGACTGTCGGCATCACGCCGGACAACTTCATCGGCGTCGGTATTGGCGGCGCGGACTCGGCGATCAACGAGTTCAAGAAGCCCGCCGCTACCGGCTTCTTCGGCACCGTGATCATTTCCCCGAAGCGCCACGGCTACGAGACGGCGCTCAACATGTATGACTGGGTTGCCAACGGCAAACAGCCGCCGGCCCTGACGCTGACATCTGGCGAACTGGCGCTGCGCGACACCTATGTCGAGGTCCGCAAGAGCCTCGGCATCGAATGA
- the araH gene encoding L-arabinose ABC transporter permease AraH, producing the protein MAFLKRLLLGEQGLLVIFVIAFAAVSVFVPSFITERNMLGLFQSVVTIGIVSCTMMFCLASRDFDLSVGSIVAFTGMVAVMASNASGSIIIGLIAALACGTFVGFVNGAIIAKLKINALITTLATMQIVRGLALISSDGRAVGINDPGFYQLALSRFLGIPTPIWVMGLLFCLFGFVLNRSVFGRNTLAIGGNPEASRLAGVNVDGMRIWIFTIQGLVCAVAGILLASRITSGQPNAATGLELSAISACVLGGVSLAGGRAAMVGVIVGVLILGIAENAMNLLNIQAFYQYLVRGLILLLAVLLDNVRSTGLGRK; encoded by the coding sequence ATGGCCTTCCTGAAACGTCTCCTGCTCGGCGAGCAGGGTCTCCTCGTCATCTTCGTCATCGCCTTCGCGGCCGTGTCGGTCTTCGTGCCGAGCTTCATCACCGAGCGCAACATGCTCGGTCTGTTCCAGTCGGTGGTAACCATCGGCATCGTCTCGTGCACGATGATGTTCTGCCTCGCCTCGCGCGACTTCGACCTGTCCGTCGGCTCCATCGTCGCCTTCACCGGCATGGTGGCTGTGATGGCCTCCAACGCCTCCGGCTCGATCATCATCGGTCTGATCGCCGCGCTCGCCTGCGGCACCTTCGTCGGATTCGTCAACGGCGCCATCATCGCCAAACTGAAGATCAACGCCCTGATCACAACGCTCGCCACCATGCAGATCGTGCGCGGCTTGGCGCTGATTTCATCCGATGGTCGGGCGGTGGGCATCAACGATCCCGGCTTCTATCAGCTGGCGCTGTCGCGTTTCCTGGGCATCCCCACGCCGATCTGGGTCATGGGCCTGCTGTTCTGCTTGTTCGGGTTCGTGCTCAACCGCTCGGTATTCGGCCGCAACACGCTGGCGATCGGCGGCAACCCTGAAGCGTCGCGCCTCGCCGGCGTCAACGTCGATGGCATGCGCATCTGGATCTTCACCATCCAGGGGCTCGTCTGCGCGGTGGCTGGCATTCTCCTGGCCTCACGCATCACCTCCGGCCAGCCCAACGCGGCGACCGGCCTCGAACTGTCGGCTATTTCGGCTTGCGTGCTCGGCGGCGTGTCGTTGGCCGGTGGCCGGGCGGCGATGGTCGGTGTCATCGTCGGCGTGCTGATCCTCGGTATCGCCGAGAACGCCATGAACCTCCTCAACATTCAGGCCTTCTACCAATATCTGGTGCGCGGCCTGATCCTGCTGCTCGCCGTACTGCTGGACAACGTCCGCAGCACTGGCCTCGGGCGGAAGTGA
- the nhaA gene encoding Na+/H+ antiporter NhaA, whose translation MSSPISPRHIRSTLRRFLDNEASGGLILMAAAVLAIWTANSPLAETYFHILHVYVGPLSIQHWANDALMAVFFLLVGLEIKREMLDGQLSSWGRRILPGAAAAGGMLFPALFYVFLNWSNPAALRGWAIPTATDIAFALGVISLFGSRVPASLKIFLAALAIIDDLGAVIVIAVFYTAELNMLALGGAAIVVATLYGLNRAKVVALWPYLTLGILLWCLVFASGIHATLAGVMLAMMIPLKPTPGTPEALSAESPLHRLENLLHKPVAFVIVPIFGFANAGVSLAGVSMAVFAEPITMGIAMGLVLGKLVGVVGTVALLVKLGLAHLPAKASWGQMIGTAFLCGIGFTMSLFIGLLAFGDPAVQDHVKIGILLGSVVSGILGAICLAAFGRRKAYTES comes from the coding sequence ATGTCTTCGCCGATCTCTCCACGGCACATTCGGTCAACTCTTCGACGGTTTCTCGATAACGAAGCGTCGGGCGGTCTCATTCTGATGGCCGCCGCCGTGTTGGCGATATGGACCGCCAACTCGCCACTGGCGGAGACCTATTTTCATATCCTTCATGTTTATGTCGGCCCTCTCAGCATTCAGCATTGGGCCAACGACGCGCTAATGGCCGTGTTCTTCTTGCTGGTTGGGCTGGAGATCAAGCGCGAGATGCTGGATGGCCAGCTTTCGAGCTGGGGCCGGCGAATCCTGCCCGGCGCGGCAGCCGCCGGAGGCATGCTGTTCCCGGCCTTGTTTTATGTCTTCCTCAATTGGAGCAATCCGGCTGCGCTGCGCGGTTGGGCCATACCGACAGCAACCGACATCGCCTTCGCCCTCGGCGTGATCTCGCTATTCGGATCGCGTGTCCCGGCATCGCTCAAGATCTTTCTGGCGGCATTGGCCATTATTGACGATCTCGGCGCGGTCATCGTCATCGCAGTGTTTTATACGGCCGAACTGAACATGCTGGCCTTGGGCGGCGCTGCCATCGTTGTTGCAACGCTCTATGGACTGAACCGGGCAAAGGTGGTGGCCCTGTGGCCCTATCTCACGCTCGGTATCCTGCTCTGGTGCTTGGTCTTCGCGTCGGGCATCCACGCCACGCTGGCAGGTGTGATGCTGGCCATGATGATTCCGTTGAAGCCGACGCCGGGAACGCCGGAAGCCCTGTCCGCGGAATCCCCGCTTCACCGGTTGGAAAATTTGCTGCACAAGCCGGTTGCCTTCGTCATTGTTCCGATCTTCGGCTTTGCCAATGCTGGCGTTTCTTTGGCTGGCGTTTCAATGGCCGTCTTTGCCGAACCGATCACCATGGGCATTGCCATGGGGCTGGTACTGGGGAAACTGGTGGGCGTTGTCGGAACCGTGGCTCTGCTGGTGAAGCTCGGTCTTGCCCACCTTCCGGCAAAGGCGAGTTGGGGCCAGATGATCGGAACCGCCTTCCTGTGCGGCATCGGCTTCACGATGTCGCTGTTCATCGGACTGCTCGCCTTTGGTGATCCAGCCGTTCAGGACCACGTCAAGATCGGCATCCTCCTCGGCTCGGTCGTGTCAGGCATACTCGGAGCGATTTGCTTGGCGGCCTTCGGCCGGCGCAAGGCGTATACTGAAAGCTGA
- a CDS encoding DUF1398 domain-containing protein produces MDAERIAIARRCLEAAHDGGLSFPQIVGELIAAGFESYTVDYRRGTQTYYLPDGDSVVLEMPASSCSVAEIFEAATVAALVRWAQSNGPDYGYQEFCSKAKAAGCAGYLVSFLGRRVVYFGRTAETHVEHFPQ; encoded by the coding sequence ATGGACGCGGAGCGGATTGCCATTGCCCGACGCTGTCTTGAAGCTGCTCATGACGGCGGTCTCAGTTTTCCTCAGATTGTCGGCGAGTTGATCGCTGCCGGTTTTGAAAGCTACACGGTCGATTACCGCCGCGGCACTCAGACCTACTACCTGCCAGATGGCGACAGCGTTGTATTGGAGATGCCGGCCTCATCTTGTTCGGTGGCAGAGATTTTCGAGGCGGCCACGGTTGCGGCCTTGGTCCGCTGGGCGCAGTCAAACGGACCCGACTACGGCTACCAAGAGTTTTGCTCGAAGGCGAAAGCAGCCGGCTGCGCCGGCTATCTGGTGTCCTTCCTGGGGCGGCGAGTGGTCTACTTCGGCCGGACTGCCGAAACGCATGTGGAGCATTTTCCACAATGA
- a CDS encoding MarR family winged helix-turn-helix transcriptional regulator: MAEVSDLTVHTGYWLRMVSNAVSQDFARRAATEDVTVAEWTFLRALYDAEGMAPSALADRMGMTRGAISKLAERLIEKGLLARASNPDDGRAHSLSLTAAGRQKVPVLAALADHNDADYFGVLSTDERATLDHLLRTLADRRGLKTVPVD; the protein is encoded by the coding sequence ATGGCTGAGGTCTCGGACCTGACGGTGCACACTGGTTACTGGCTACGGATGGTCTCCAATGCGGTGTCGCAGGATTTCGCTCGCCGAGCCGCGACGGAGGACGTGACAGTGGCGGAATGGACTTTCCTGCGCGCGCTCTATGACGCCGAGGGGATGGCCCCCTCGGCCCTGGCCGATCGAATGGGAATGACGCGGGGTGCGATCAGTAAGCTCGCCGAGAGGCTGATTGAAAAGGGGCTGCTCGCCCGCGCCAGCAACCCCGATGATGGGCGGGCGCATAGCCTGTCGCTGACCGCGGCGGGGCGCCAAAAGGTGCCGGTTCTGGCGGCGCTCGCCGACCACAATGACGCCGACTATTTTGGCGTTCTGAGCACGGACGAGCGGGCGACGCTTGACCATCTCTTGCGGACCCTCGCCGACAGGCGGGGCTTGAAGACGGTTCCGGTGGACTAA
- a CDS encoding aldose 1-epimerase, whose amino-acid sequence MHLLRLRTDVAELLLSTQGAAVLGWSLDTDTGRFPLLRPARHDGNGAPDETAAFPLVPYGNRVGGNTFSFAGRDYQLVPNAGDRYRLHGDGWLSDWTVEAATDNSATVALSHTADESAPWDYLARQLVTLDGYRLTLTLSVENTGRDTLPFGLGWHPYFPLTSRTRLTAPASSVWLEGADHLPTEEVPLPANLDFRKKAPVPARWINNGFEDWNGCARIDWPERGLTLTIDTDPIFSRYVVYRPDTARDPAFAGDWFCFEPMTHTVDGFHMPGMGGLTPLRPGERLEGHIRLEALALQTGYQRATGKDYPGP is encoded by the coding sequence ATGCACCTGCTGCGCCTTCGGACGGATGTCGCCGAGCTGTTACTGTCGACGCAAGGCGCCGCCGTTCTTGGTTGGAGCCTCGATACGGACACCGGCAGATTTCCCTTGTTGCGTCCGGCCCGTCACGACGGCAACGGCGCCCCCGACGAGACGGCAGCTTTCCCGCTTGTGCCCTATGGCAACCGCGTCGGCGGCAACACCTTCTCTTTTGCTGGCCGCGACTATCAACTCGTGCCCAACGCTGGCGACCGCTATCGCCTGCATGGCGACGGCTGGCTGTCCGACTGGACCGTCGAGGCGGCAACCGACAACAGTGCGACGGTCGCTCTGAGCCATACGGCCGACGAGAGCGCCCCTTGGGACTATCTTGCCCGGCAATTGGTGACCCTCGACGGTTACAGGCTGACACTGACGCTTTCGGTTGAGAACACCGGTCGTGATACCCTACCCTTCGGCCTCGGCTGGCATCCCTATTTCCCGCTCACTTCACGCACGCGACTGACGGCACCCGCCTCCTCCGTCTGGCTGGAAGGTGCCGATCATCTTCCCACCGAAGAAGTGCCGCTCCCCGCCAATCTCGATTTCCGAAAAAAGGCGCCGGTGCCCGCTCGTTGGATCAATAATGGCTTTGAGGACTGGAACGGCTGCGCGCGCATCGACTGGCCGGAACGCGGCCTGACGTTGACCATCGATACCGACCCAATCTTCTCCCGCTACGTCGTCTATCGCCCCGACACTGCCCGCGACCCAGCCTTCGCTGGCGATTGGTTCTGTTTCGAGCCAATGACGCACACGGTGGACGGATTCCACATGCCGGGCATGGGTGGACTGACGCCACTTCGTCCGGGTGAACGTCTGGAGGGGCATATCAGGCTGGAAGCATTGGCGCTGCAGACCGGCTACCAACGGGCGACAGGGAAAGACTACCCCGGCCCCTGA
- the araG gene encoding L-arabinose ABC transporter ATP-binding protein AraG: MADFLSFSNVSKTYPGVKALSDVSFGVAKGSVHGLIGENGAGKSTLIRILSGDTSADSGEISIEGAIQHFSSTRDAFAAGVVVVHQELQLVPELTVAENLRLGRFPNRAGIIDFRSLKTEVNRRLRDIGLTVDADTKVAKLSLGERQMIEIAKAIMLDARVIALDEPTSSLSSQESEVLFRIIGELRAAGKVIIYISHRLDEIFRLCDGCTVLRDGKLAAHHPTMADVTRDSLVAEMVGREISDIWGWRGRPAGEVRLKVEGITGSKSPRPIDFEARAGEIVGFFGLVGSGRSELMRLVYGADPRHSGKVTIDGLDSSGSSPRRSIRQGLVLCSEDRKFDGIIQGLSVGENIVVSARRHFSPFGVLSPKREADTAAEFIKHLRIRTPSAKQEIVNLSGGNQQKVLLARWLAETDVKVLIVDEPTRGIDVGAKAEIYELLYNLADKGLAIVVVSSELPEVMGISDRVVVMCEGRIAAHYDRAEFNEHAILASALPDRTAGEPNKKAS; encoded by the coding sequence ATGGCCGACTTTCTGAGCTTCTCCAACGTTTCCAAGACCTATCCCGGCGTCAAGGCACTGTCGGACGTCTCCTTCGGAGTGGCGAAGGGCTCCGTTCACGGACTGATCGGTGAAAATGGCGCCGGCAAGTCGACACTGATCCGCATTCTCTCTGGCGATACCTCAGCCGATAGCGGCGAGATTTCGATCGAGGGCGCCATCCAGCATTTTTCCTCCACGCGCGACGCCTTCGCTGCCGGCGTGGTGGTGGTTCACCAGGAATTGCAACTGGTCCCCGAACTCACTGTTGCGGAAAACCTCCGGCTCGGCCGTTTTCCCAACCGCGCCGGCATCATCGATTTCCGGTCGTTGAAGACCGAAGTGAACCGGCGCCTGAGGGATATCGGTCTGACGGTCGACGCCGACACCAAGGTGGCGAAACTGTCGCTCGGCGAACGGCAGATGATCGAGATCGCCAAGGCGATCATGCTCGACGCCCGCGTCATTGCCCTGGACGAGCCGACGTCTTCGCTGTCGTCGCAGGAAAGCGAGGTCCTGTTCCGGATCATCGGCGAACTGCGCGCCGCGGGCAAAGTCATCATCTACATTTCGCACCGCCTCGACGAGATTTTCCGCCTTTGCGATGGCTGCACTGTGCTGCGCGACGGCAAGCTTGCCGCCCACCATCCGACCATGGCCGATGTGACGCGCGACAGCCTCGTCGCTGAGATGGTTGGCCGTGAGATATCAGATATCTGGGGCTGGCGCGGGCGTCCCGCTGGCGAGGTACGGCTGAAGGTCGAGGGCATTACCGGATCGAAATCACCGCGCCCCATCGACTTCGAGGCGCGGGCCGGCGAGATCGTTGGCTTCTTCGGACTGGTCGGTTCCGGGCGGTCCGAACTGATGCGCCTCGTCTATGGTGCCGATCCCCGTCATTCCGGAAAGGTGACCATTGATGGTCTCGACAGCTCGGGATCGAGCCCGCGTCGTTCGATCCGGCAAGGCTTGGTGCTCTGCTCGGAGGATCGTAAGTTCGATGGCATCATCCAGGGGCTGTCGGTCGGGGAGAATATCGTGGTCTCCGCCCGCCGCCATTTTTCGCCCTTCGGCGTGTTGAGCCCCAAGCGCGAGGCGGATACCGCCGCCGAGTTCATCAAGCACCTTCGCATTCGTACCCCTTCGGCCAAGCAGGAGATTGTCAATCTCTCCGGAGGCAACCAGCAGAAGGTGCTGCTCGCCCGCTGGCTGGCCGAGACCGACGTCAAGGTGCTGATCGTTGACGAGCCGACGCGCGGCATTGATGTCGGTGCCAAGGCTGAGATCTACGAGTTGCTCTATAACCTCGCCGACAAGGGATTGGCCATCGTCGTCGTCTCCAGCGAACTGCCGGAGGTGATGGGTATTTCCGATCGCGTTGTCGTCATGTGTGAGGGGCGGATCGCCGCCCACTACGACCGCGCCGAATTCAACGAACACGCCATTCTCGCCTCGGCCCTGCCGGACCGGACGGCTGGCGAGCCGAACAAGAAAGCATCGTGA
- a CDS encoding EamA family transporter: protein MPRWLWTTWLAIPVLNTLQQLFLKLGASDAASSAVGSGWFGSLLASPWFAAAVVAEIICFVVWMTVLAELDLSLAFPLSAASYVLVMLMAWIVFGEPLKAKEIIGSLVILGGIWCLVTAAAADET from the coding sequence ATGCCCAGATGGCTTTGGACAACCTGGCTGGCAATCCCCGTTCTGAACACGCTGCAGCAGTTGTTTCTCAAGCTCGGCGCGTCGGATGCCGCTTCGTCCGCCGTGGGTTCGGGCTGGTTTGGCAGTCTTCTTGCCTCGCCCTGGTTCGCCGCGGCGGTCGTCGCCGAAATCATCTGCTTCGTCGTCTGGATGACCGTTCTGGCGGAGCTGGACCTCAGCTTGGCATTTCCACTTTCGGCGGCGAGTTATGTGCTGGTGATGTTGATGGCGTGGATTGTCTTTGGCGAACCGCTTAAGGCAAAGGAAATCATCGGCAGCCTCGTTATCCTCGGCGGCATATGGTGTCTCGTGACCGCGGCGGCCGCGGATGAAACGTAA
- a CDS encoding GNAT family N-acetyltransferase — protein sequence MPLDALVCPATRAEALVFEVYADLAAIDREQWNACFPGEAEGYDYLLAVERAGIPGFQFRYVIGRAGNQIVVAMPAFMTRYGLETTLDNRWLRDTVMRLRGIWSSFLLLPLACLGSPCTETGYPGFHPDIPAARRADLFGSLVATFETHALAAGCALLALKDIPKPLPDGLKDAIAARGYAEMAGLPTAVLDVDFPNLDGYFARLSAATRKDLRRKLKARGGVRIERRTDFGPYRDRAMELYRQTRERSDWQFEDLTPAYFEGMLTGMPGRSFVTLYFVGDELLATNFLIRSERTLIDKFFCMDVEKGRPFNLYYLSWIDNVEYCLKEGLDRYQSGQAYYKNKVRLGSRLGANSMFFRHSNPVTQRALRFAAPYLAIATPGDERSETD from the coding sequence ATGCCGCTTGATGCGTTGGTTTGTCCTGCCACACGGGCTGAGGCACTCGTATTCGAGGTCTATGCCGATCTCGCCGCCATCGACCGCGAGCAATGGAACGCATGCTTCCCCGGTGAGGCCGAGGGGTACGACTACCTGCTCGCGGTCGAACGCGCGGGTATCCCGGGCTTTCAGTTTCGCTATGTCATCGGAAGAGCTGGTAACCAAATTGTTGTCGCCATGCCGGCGTTCATGACCCGCTATGGCCTGGAGACGACGCTGGACAATCGCTGGCTTCGCGACACAGTGATGCGTCTACGCGGCATCTGGTCCAGCTTCCTGTTGCTTCCGCTCGCGTGTCTCGGGTCGCCCTGCACCGAGACGGGGTACCCCGGCTTTCATCCGGATATTCCAGCTGCTCGCCGGGCAGACCTGTTTGGCTCTCTCGTCGCCACCTTTGAAACCCACGCTCTTGCCGCCGGCTGCGCGCTCCTTGCGCTCAAGGATATTCCAAAACCGCTTCCCGACGGTCTCAAGGATGCGATCGCCGCGCGAGGCTATGCCGAAATGGCCGGGTTGCCGACGGCAGTACTCGACGTCGATTTTCCCAATCTCGACGGCTATTTCGCACGCCTCTCGGCGGCAACGCGCAAGGATCTACGCCGAAAGCTCAAAGCGCGGGGCGGTGTGCGTATCGAACGGCGAACCGATTTCGGGCCCTATCGAGACCGCGCCATGGAACTCTATCGTCAGACGCGCGAGCGCAGCGACTGGCAATTCGAGGATCTCACGCCTGCCTATTTCGAGGGAATGCTGACGGGAATGCCGGGACGATCGTTTGTCACGCTGTATTTTGTCGGGGATGAGCTGCTCGCCACAAATTTCCTGATCCGAAGCGAGCGCACCCTGATCGACAAATTCTTTTGTATGGATGTCGAGAAAGGGCGGCCCTTCAATCTCTATTACCTGAGCTGGATCGACAACGTCGAATACTGCCTCAAGGAAGGTCTGGATCGATACCAGAGTGGCCAGGCTTACTACAAGAACAAGGTCCGCCTCGGCAGCCGGCTTGGCGCCAACAGCATGTTCTTCCGTCACTCCAATCCGGTGACCCAGCGCGCATTGCGGTTCGCGGCGCCATATCTCGCCATCGCAACGCCTGGCGATGAACGGTCGGAGACCGATTAA